CAGAGGCGGTCGAGGTAGTGATAGGTCGGGGGTCGAATCTATATGGTGAGAATGCACTGTGGTGCTGACAAAGTTACGAATGTACAGGCCTAGAATGGGATATACCAGAAATGGTATACTTGGAAAAATCCAAGGTAAGTGGCGATGAGTAAGTATCGTCTCAATGAAAGTCGCTATATTGTTAAAGGCAATATCAAGCTTACAGGTCTAGAGTAACCACCTAAGTAGATTCTATGATAAGTTATATGGAACGTGGAAAGCGAAGCACAACAAAACAGCTTAGTTAGAGCGTTGGTGAATATAAGTTAAATAAACTTTAACGAAATTTCTTTAGCTTTGTGAGAGTAGGGGCATAGTACCAATGAAACCATGATAATAAGTGGTGGAGGGATAGCCCCAAGTCAGCATTTATAGATGTTGATGGAACGCCGTGTGCGGTGAAAGTCGCACGCACGGTGTGGGACGGGGGAAAACTTAGAGATAACTTCAAAGAGTTACCTATCGTCATTTGGTCATTGTTGATAAACCTTCACTTCAATATATTGTTGAAGAGCTTGTAGAATCTGGAATAGAAGATATACTAATTGTAACAGGAAGAAATAAAAATTCCATTGAGGATCATTTTGATCACTCATTTGAATTAGAAAACACTTTAGCTAGACATGGAAAGGATGAACTATTAGAAAAAGTTGAAACTATTCATGGAATGGCAAATATATACTATGTTAGACAAAATCATCCATTAGGACTAGGACATGCAATATTAAAAGCTAAAAGCTTTATAGGAGACGATCCTTTTATCATAGCTCTTGGAGATGACATTATGTATAATCCAGAGAAAGAGGTAACAAAACAACTTATAGAAAAATACGAGGAGTATGGACACTCTATAATTGGAGTCCAAGAGGTTGAACCTAAAGATGTATCAAAATATGGAGTTATAAAACCAGTGGAAGAGTTAGATTCTAAAACTGTAACTATGTGTGACTTTGTAGAGAAACCAAAATTAGAAGAAGCACCATCATTAAAGGCTTGTTTAGGAAGATATCTATTAACACCAGATGTATTTCAATATTTAGAAAATACAGCTCCTGGAAAAGGTGGAGAGATCCAATTAACAGATGGAATTTTAGCAATGATAAACGACAATAAAAAAGTACTCGCATATAATTTTGATGGAATAAGGTATGATATAGGAAATAAGATTGGATTATTAAAGGCTAATATAGAGTTTGGTTTACGTAATAATGAAACTAGTGAAGACTTAAAAAAGTATCTAAAAAGCATAAAAATATAGATTTTATAAGATAAAGTATTTAAAAATAAGTATAGTTTCATGGAATTACTATTTAACGTACAAAAGTCCAAAAAAATGACTGCGTAATTTGAGATTTAAGGTATGTATAAAAAAATATCCTATAAAATACTCGTTAGGTTAAAAAATGATATATAAAAGCGTAAAAAGCTAAATAAAGGCATGTTTGTGAAATGTATTACAAATATGCCCTTTTTTTATTATTAAAATTTATTTATAAAATATATTCAAATATTTAAATATTGAATGTTCATTGATTTATTAAACTTTATAGGGTATATATTTGATTATATACAAACGTTTAACTAAAAAGTTTAAAAAGAGGTGTTTAAGTGAATTTAGATAGTATTTATGATTTAAAGATAGAGGATATAGCTTTGGGATATATTTATAATGAGAAAAAAAGAGATTTTACATGTATCTTTTGTGGAGAAAACTTTGATGAAGGAATAATCTATGAAGATGATCGTAATTTTATAACAGCCAAAAGAGCAATAGAGAAACATATTGAAAGAGAGCATGAAGGAGTATTAAAAACTTTGTTATCTTTAGAAAAAGATATAACTGGATTAACAGAGATACAAAGCAAGATAATAACAGGTCTTATGGAGAAAAAAGAGAGTAAAAAATTAGCTGAAGAGATGGGAATATCTCCATCTACAGTGAGAACACATAAGTTTTATCTGCAAAAACTAAAAAGACAATCAAAAATATTCTTAACGATAATGAACTTATTAGAAATTTCAGAGGGCGAAGATGAGATTGAAGAGTGCTTAAAATCTAAAAAAATGAATGAAGAGATTTTAAAAAATAGTTGTGAGAGCAATACTTTACATCCATTTTTTACACAGTATAATTTAAAATAATTTTGGGGGAGATTATGGATTTATTTTATGAAAAAAAGCAAGAGGCACTAAGAACAGAGTTAAAAGAGATAGAGTATCTAAAATATACACTGAACACTCTTCTTTATTGGGATAAGCTAATATATATGCCAAAGGGAGCTATAGGGTATAGATCTGAAATGGTTCAATTTTTAAGTAAAGAGATTTATAATAGGTTTTCATCTGCAAAATTTATAAAACTTTTAGAGTATTTTGAAAAATATCCAAATAGACCTAAAATACTAGATGCCACTCTAAAGAAAATCAAAAACAACTATAACTTTGTACAAAAGATACCTTTAAAAGAGTATGAAAATTATATGAATTTAATAACAGTATCTGAAGATATTTGGAAAAAATCTAAAAAAGAGAATAGTTATGAGGAGTTTTCTGAATATTTAGAAAAAATTATAGAGCATTTTAAAAAGTTTACTAAACATTGGGGATACGAGAAAAAACCATATGATGGACTTTTAAAATATTATGATATAGATATAACTTCTGAGAAACTAGATAGATTAATAGAGGAACTAAAAGAGTTTATAATACCTTTAGTGAGAGAGATAGAAAAAAATAGTGATGAAGTCTGTGAGAGCTTTATAGGGGATTATGATTATGTTAAGCAGATGGAACTATCAAAATATATTTTAGATATAACAGGTTTTAATTTTAACTATGGAAGAGTTGATCTTGGAGAGCATCCAACAACTTTAGCTGCTTCTTCAAAGGATGTAAGGGTGGTAACATCTTTTGATAAAAATAATTTAAAAGTTGGAATATATAATACTTTTCATGAAGTGGGAAAGGGTCTTTATGAACAAGGAATAAGTGAAAAACTTTTAGGTACTCTTTTAGCAGAGGTAAGCTCTCAAGTTTTAGAAGAATCTCAAGCTAGGTTTTATGAGAATATAATTGGAAGAGATAGAAGTATATCAAAACTTATTTTTAAAAAAATAACAGAACTTTTTCCTGAGTTAAAAAATAATAAAGAAGAGGATTTTTATAAGTTAATAAATGAGGTTAAACCTTCTCCAATTAGAATAGAAGCAGATGAACTAACATATATTTTACATATAGTTATAAGATATGAAATAGAAAAGGATCTAATAGAAGGAAAGTTAAGTGTAGAAGATTTACCAAAAGTTTGGAATGAGAAATATAAAGACTATCTAGGAGTTGTACCGAGCTCTTTTTCAGAGGGATTACTCCAAGATATACACTGGGCTAGTGGATATTTTGGATTTTTCCCAGTTTATTTAATAGCTGAGCTATATTCACACCAACTGAAAAACACTTTAGAAAAAGAGTGTAACTTACTAAATGAAAATATAGATAGAGAGGATTTAAAAAAGATAAACTCTTGGTTAAAAGATAACATCTATTGTCATGGAGCTCTTTATAGTTCAGAGGAGCTTTTGAAAAAACTGACAAAAGAAGAGCTAAATTCTAAATACTATATAGATTACTTAAAAAATAAATATTATAAACTATACAATATAAAATAAATTAAGGGGGGGTATATGCTAAACAAGTTATTTTTAAAATTAAATTTTGGGGAAAAACTTAAAAAAAATCTATTTGCAATACTGTTAGTATCTTTTGGAGGAGCTATAATTTATGGATTACCTTACTTTAGATATGACTATTATGACGCTTATTTAGAAGCTTATAATTTAAACAACACTCAAATGGGGGTATTTGGAAGTGTATTTGGAATTTTTGGAATGGTTTCATATCTTTTTGGTGGATATGTAGCTGATAGAGTCTCAGTTAGAAAACTTATTGTTTACTCACTATTAGGAACAGGACTTGGTGGATTTGCACACCTTCTACCACTGTCTTTTTACTCTTTAGTTCTTCTTTATGCATTTTGGGGATTTTCATCGTTATTTGCATTTTGGCCAGCTTGTGTAAAGGCAGTTAGAATGCTTTCAGATTCAGATGGACAGGGGAAAGCCTTTGGAATTTTTGAAGGGGGAAGAGGAATATTTGCAGCTATAGCAGCATCAGTGGCAGTTATACTTTTTAAAGTTGGAGTGAAATCTCTAGGTGTATATGTTGGTATGAGATACATAATAGTTTTTTATTCAGTTTTAACAATACTATCTGGAGTTCTTGTTCACTTTAATATGAAAGATGAAGTAATCAATAGCGGTGAGAAGATATCTATAGGGGATATAAAAAATGTTATAAAACTTCCAGCAGTTTGGATTATAGCTATTGTAACATTTTGTAACTATGTATTTACACTATCACTTTATTACTTTGTTCCATATGCAACATCACTACTTGGTATGACAGTTACTTCAGCGGCAGTTTTAGCAGCAGTAAAAAGATATATCTCTCCTGTTTCAAATGTTGGAGGGGGAGTTTTAGGAGACAAAATGGGAACAAGTAATTTACTGTTTTTCTCTTTTATAGCAATGGCTTTAGGAGTAGCAGGGATTATGTTTTTACCGTTAAATGGATCGATGATTGCAATTATAGGATTTGTATTTTTATACATCTTAAACTATCTATTTTATCAAGTGAACTTTAGTTTATCTTGGGCTATGATGGAAGAGGGAGCAATACCTGATAAGTATTCAGGAACTGCAGTTGGACTTATATCAACAATTGGTTATTTACCAGACATTTTTATCTCTTTAATGGCTGGAAAAATTTTAGATAGCTATCCAGGAGTTAATGGATATAGATACTTTTTTATGATTTTAATTGCAGTGCTTTTAGTAGGAGCAGTTTTTGTAAAAGTTTGGAAAGCACATCTAAATAAAAATAAACTTGATCAAAGTGAAGTGGCGGAGGTTAAAGCTTATGAATAAGGATATTTTAAAGTGTTTAGACAAAGATCGAATGATATCAATGGAAAATAAAAAAGAGTATATTTTAGAGCTTTTGGGATATAAGGATATTACTTTAACAGAAGATGAAAAAAATGAGATTTTAGAGATTAGAAAGATAGATTTAAAAGAGCAATCAGATGAGATACTTTTTACTAATGTTTTTAAAAGCTGGGATAAAAACAGTAGAAATACATTTGAAACTCTTTGTGAAAATGGTTTTTTTGATAAGATCAATGATGAGAAAGAGATACCAGAAGTTTTAACTTTTAATGGAAAGTTACAACCTATTTTTAGCTATAAAGAGTGTTTACTAGAAAAAGTTTATGTAGAAACATCTTTAGACACAGATGGAGATGGAAAAAGAGATCTAATTGAAGTTTTCGTAAGAAGACCTAAGGAGACTTTAAAAGGGATGAAAGTTCCAGCTATATATGTGGCAAATCCATATATGATGAGTTGCAATGAAGAAGTGTATGAAAATATGCACAGTGTAGATAAAAATCTAAAAACTTTCTCTGAGAAAAAAATAAGATATGAGAAAATAAAATCTAAGAGTTTTAGAAGTAAATTTTATTGTGAAAATGAAAGGGTTAGTAAAGGGAAGACAGAGGTATCCTTGACTCAAGAGGAACCTTTAGAGTGTATAACAGAGTGGTATAAATATTATAATAGCCGTGGAGTGGCAAGTGTTTTTTCAGCTGGACTTGGAACAAAAGGCTCAGAAGGTGTAAATTGTACAGGTTCAAAAGAGGAAAAAGAGTGGACAATAGCAGTTATTGAGTGGTTAAATGGGAAAAGAAAGGCTTATACTAATTTAACAGATAATATAGAAATAAAAGCTGAATGGTGCACAGGAAAAGTTGCTATGTGTGGAAAATCATATTTAGGGACTTTAAGTATTGCAGCAGCAACAACAGGAGTTGAAGGTTTAAAAACCATTATACCAGAGGCAGCTATATCTAATTGGTATAACTATTACAGAGTTAATGGAGTTACAGGAGCTCCACTGGGATGGCAAGGGGATGATGCTGATCTTTTAACAAAATATTGTAGAGCTGAAAAGATAGGAAACAAGTTCCTTCCTGAGATGATAGAGGGAGAGAATAGAAACAATGGAAACTACAATGAGTTTTGGGATGAGAGAAACTATCTAAAGGATATTAATAA
This genomic window from Cetobacterium sp. NK01 contains:
- a CDS encoding helix-turn-helix transcriptional regulator → MNLDSIYDLKIEDIALGYIYNEKKRDFTCIFCGENFDEGIIYEDDRNFITAKRAIEKHIEREHEGVLKTLLSLEKDITGLTEIQSKIITGLMEKKESKKLAEEMGISPSTVRTHKFYLQKLKRQSKIFLTIMNLLEISEGEDEIEECLKSKKMNEEILKNSCESNTLHPFFTQYNLK
- a CDS encoding MFS transporter, which encodes MLNKLFLKLNFGEKLKKNLFAILLVSFGGAIIYGLPYFRYDYYDAYLEAYNLNNTQMGVFGSVFGIFGMVSYLFGGYVADRVSVRKLIVYSLLGTGLGGFAHLLPLSFYSLVLLYAFWGFSSLFAFWPACVKAVRMLSDSDGQGKAFGIFEGGRGIFAAIAASVAVILFKVGVKSLGVYVGMRYIIVFYSVLTILSGVLVHFNMKDEVINSGEKISIGDIKNVIKLPAVWIIAIVTFCNYVFTLSLYYFVPYATSLLGMTVTSAAVLAAVKRYISPVSNVGGGVLGDKMGTSNLLFFSFIAMALGVAGIMFLPLNGSMIAIIGFVFLYILNYLFYQVNFSLSWAMMEEGAIPDKYSGTAVGLISTIGYLPDIFISLMAGKILDSYPGVNGYRYFFMILIAVLLVGAVFVKVWKAHLNKNKLDQSEVAEVKAYE
- a CDS encoding carboxypeptidase M32, producing MDLFYEKKQEALRTELKEIEYLKYTLNTLLYWDKLIYMPKGAIGYRSEMVQFLSKEIYNRFSSAKFIKLLEYFEKYPNRPKILDATLKKIKNNYNFVQKIPLKEYENYMNLITVSEDIWKKSKKENSYEEFSEYLEKIIEHFKKFTKHWGYEKKPYDGLLKYYDIDITSEKLDRLIEELKEFIIPLVREIEKNSDEVCESFIGDYDYVKQMELSKYILDITGFNFNYGRVDLGEHPTTLAASSKDVRVVTSFDKNNLKVGIYNTFHEVGKGLYEQGISEKLLGTLLAEVSSQVLEESQARFYENIIGRDRSISKLIFKKITELFPELKNNKEEDFYKLINEVKPSPIRIEADELTYILHIVIRYEIEKDLIEGKLSVEDLPKVWNEKYKDYLGVVPSSFSEGLLQDIHWASGYFGFFPVYLIAELYSHQLKNTLEKECNLLNENIDREDLKKINSWLKDNIYCHGALYSSEELLKKLTKEELNSKYYIDYLKNKYYKLYNIK
- a CDS encoding Xaa-Pro dipeptidyl-peptidase, with the protein product MNKDILKCLDKDRMISMENKKEYILELLGYKDITLTEDEKNEILEIRKIDLKEQSDEILFTNVFKSWDKNSRNTFETLCENGFFDKINDEKEIPEVLTFNGKLQPIFSYKECLLEKVYVETSLDTDGDGKRDLIEVFVRRPKETLKGMKVPAIYVANPYMMSCNEEVYENMHSVDKNLKTFSEKKIRYEKIKSKSFRSKFYCENERVSKGKTEVSLTQEEPLECITEWYKYYNSRGVASVFSAGLGTKGSEGVNCTGSKEEKEWTIAVIEWLNGKRKAYTNLTDNIEIKAEWCTGKVAMCGKSYLGTLSIAAATTGVEGLKTIIPEAAISNWYNYYRVNGVTGAPLGWQGDDADLLTKYCRAEKIGNKFLPEMIEGENRNNGNYNEFWDERNYLKDINKVKASVFIVHGLNDWNVKTTHCKLLWDKLKKYNIPSKIILHQGDHIYIQNLKGFDFNDIMNRWLSYWLYGIQNDVLNKIPDVMIQSNLDSLEWERSQSWPSKNYQEKVFKVDGEKLIKSEDVEADGKSDKKVKKFIDDIDGSGFDREERDYNKWRDRLVLGEREKHRIIYRSGVLEEDVTISGDVRIEFCASANKNRGVLSAMLVEIGERRRLSEEQIVTEKEKISLGRDAGMMDEVDFKFEENPSKYRVITRGHINIQNRRSDYYKNRVIPKTYHRYSFEMVPTQYTLKKGSELGLVIYGSDVEITQRPFEKTVYFLDEESVRLHLKMK